A section of the Schistosoma haematobium chromosome ZW, whole genome shotgun sequence genome encodes:
- a CDS encoding hypothetical protein (EggNog:ENOG410JPG9~COG:N), translated as MGCCCQPNQMNHERKYKQWNTYSVSCYENCSNCWCCLCCCPFAIAEIYHYTLSLPWLIALIFSIILLPFHMLIILLLRMKIRRKHKLEGNCLSDLCCLVGCCWPMIICQLRDEILYLRSRSEWKLGYSHRLNDKPPWVKIFTKSKKSENNDVESLNINSDYDEEEEEDIKKDDGDDDDDDDDDDDDDDDDDDDDDDDDDDDDDDDDDDDDDDDDDDDDDDDDDDDDDDDDDDDDDDDDDDDDDDDDDDDDDDDDDDDDDDDDDDDDDDDDDDDDDDDDDDDDDDDDDDDDDDDDDDDDDDDDDDDDDDDDDDDDDDDDDDDDDDDDDDDDDDDDDDDDDDDDDDENRIHEK; from the exons ATGGGATGTTGTTGTCAACCAAATCAAATGAATCatgaaagaaaatataaacagtGGAATACATATTCCGTATCTTGTTATGAAAATTGTA GTAATTGTTGGTGTTGTTTATGTTGTTGTCCATTTGCAATTGCTGAAATTTATCATTATACATTGTCATTACCATGGTTAATAGCGCTTATATTTTCTATCATATTATTGCCATTTCATATGCTTATCATATTATTACTACGTATGAAAATTCGACGTAAACATAAACTGGAAGGTAATTGTCTAAGTGATTTATGCTGCCTAGTTGGCTGTTGTTGGCCAATGATCATTTGTCAACTAAGAGATGAAATTTTATATTTACGATCGAGATCTGAATGGAAATTAGGTTATTCACATCGATTAAATGATAAACCTCCTTGGGTAAAAATATTTACGAAATCAAAAAAGAGTGAGAATAACGATGTGGAAAGTTTAAATATCAATAGTGATTATGATGAGGAAGAGGAGGAGGATATCAAAAAAGACGacggtgatgatgatgatgatgatgatgatgatgatgatgatgatgatgatgatgatgatgatgatgatgatgatgatgatgatgatgatgatgatgatgatgatgatgatgatgatgatgatgatgatgatgatgatgatgatgatgatgatgatgatgatgatgatgatgatgatgatgatgatgatgatgatgatgatgatgatgatgatgatgatgatgatgatgatgatgatgatgatgatgatgatgatgatgatgatgatgatgatgatgatgatgatgatgatgatgatgatgatgatgatgatgatgatgatgatgatgatgatgatgatgatgatgatgatgatgatgatgatgatgatgatgatgatgatgatgatgatgatgatgatgatgatgatgatgatgatgatgatgatgatgatgatgatgatgatgatgatgatgatgatgatgatgatgatgatgatgatgatgatgatgatgatgatgatgatgatgatgatgatgaaaaccGAATTCATGAGAAATGA